The following proteins come from a genomic window of Bactrocera tryoni isolate S06 chromosome 1, CSIRO_BtryS06_freeze2, whole genome shotgun sequence:
- the LOC120767207 gene encoding putative defense protein 3, with protein sequence MSVKCSVVWCSMALLCLTNAFPDGAPADTCVKQRANQPNHGKARTQPGQTIPYEVVADSETFHPGQPISVSIYPIDQKSTFRGFFLQARDANSNEWIGEWIQSENTKTIPECSAITHSDNRDKLGAKLFWKAPQNKRGRVYFTGTVLKEYSIFWSDIVAKVQATQ encoded by the exons ATGAGTGTTAAGTGCAGTGTTGTTTGGTGTTCGATGGCACTTTTGTGCTTGACGAATGCCTTCCCGGATGGTGCGCCCGCCGACACTTGCGTCAAACAACGTGCGAATCAACCGAATCACGGCAAAGCGCGCACACAACCTGGACAAACTATTCCGTACGAAGTTGTTGCCGATTCGGAAACATTCCATCCTGGACAACCAATTTCAG tTTCGATTTACCCCATCGATCAAAAGTCCACCTTCCGCGGATTCTTTCTGCAGGCGCGCGATGCCAACTCCAACGAATGGATTGGTGAATGGATACAAAGTGAGAATACCAAAACTATACCAGAATGTTCAGCCATAACGCATTCGGACAATCGCGACAAGTTGGGTGCGAAACTGTTTTGGAAGGCGCCACAAAACAAACGCGGTCGTGTTTACTTTAC tGGCACAGTACTGAAGGAGTATTCAATATTTTGGAGCGACATCGTGGCAAAGGTACAAGCTACGCAGTGA